A part of Setaria viridis chromosome 8, Setaria_viridis_v4.0, whole genome shotgun sequence genomic DNA contains:
- the LOC140223634 gene encoding uncharacterized protein: MATIQKDGAEAGAPGRRRQRRSKGRRADGGIGQSSSSVPVTSPVEVVAGHAPPSSSSDDDQDPVVRPRKIIDRSAALIQREDELSRALVVSVFGNALDDSPESIKATIAQRFGLEDEELIIHCFGASSFLMTFANADSATRVYNEGRPIITHTHRLHVRRWSRLLHSAVAVLSVPVEIELRGIPAHAWDLATAEHLLNEYCWIGGLNPDTENCRDVFRVTAWCSSPSGVPEGLELGIVEPLVAGVHPHEGRRCLDYQIEISCSSVDLHPPADAPPPLPRADQQGGRHRRRWRRRRGSLAESPGSSAPGSSAKARFPVHDRLGSIGASCNLLSPNATIDVALAVNCGPPPEEFIRDGASPGSKLPACPEEPACVAPAEVVTAARGSPEAPRFNALAPDDEVCTWPEESSREAHV, encoded by the coding sequence ATGGCGACCATCCAGAAGGATGGTGCTGAGGCAGGAGCTCCGGGAAGGCGACGTCAACGCCGAAGCAAGGGACGGCGTGCGGACGGCGGAATTGGTCAATCTTCATCCAGCGTCCCCGTCACCTCCCCTGTTGAGGTGGTGGCCGGCCATGCTCCCCCCTCGTCATCCAGCGACGATGATCAAGACCCGGTGGTACGGCCTCGAAAGATCATTGATCGCTCAGCCGCCCTGATCCAAAGAGAGGACGAGCTTTCTCGTGCACTGGTGGTGTCCGTGTTCGGGAATGCTCTCGATGACTCGCCAGAATCCATCAAGGCCACGATTGCCCAGCgtttcggcttggaagatgagGAGCTTATCATTCATTGTTTTGGTGCTTCAAGTTTCCTGATGACCTTTGCAAATGCTGATTCGGCAACACGGGTGTATAATGAAGGAAGGCCAATCATCACTCATACTCATCGCCTGCACGTCAGGCGCTGGTCCCGTCTCCTTCACTCCGCCGTGGCGGTGCTTTCAGTCCCTGTGGAGATTGAGCTGCGGGGCATCCCTGCTCACGCATGGGACTTGGCAACGGCGGAACACCTTCTTAATGAGTATTGCTGGATTGGAGGCCTCAACCCGGATACTGAGAATTGTAGGGACGTATTCCGGGTGACAGCATGGTGTTCTTCTCCAAGTGGTGTCCCTGAAGGTTTGGAATTGGGGATCGTGGAGCCACTGGTGGCCGGAGTTCATCCACATGAAGGAAGACGGTGTCTGGATTATCAGATTGAGATTTCGTGTTCTTCCGTTGATTTGCATCCGCCAGCTGATGCCCCGCCACCCCTGCCTCGAGCTGACCAGCAGGGTGGTCGCCATCGAAGGcgttggcgacggcggcgtggctCGCTGGCGGAAAGCCCTGGCTCATCGGCGCCAGGGAGCTCGGCGAAGGCACGCTTCCCAGTGCATGACAGGCTGGGATCCATTGGTGCTTCGTGCAACCTACTTTCTCCCAATGCTACAATTGATGTGGCGCTGGCTGTTAATTGCGGTCCGCCACCCGAAGAGTTCATCAGGGATGGTGCTTCTCCCGGCTCCAAGCTACCTGCGTGCCCTGAGGAGCCGGCATGCGTAGCTCCTGCTGAGGTTGTAACGGCTGCGCGGGGATCACCCGAGGCGCCCCGCTTCAATGCTCTAGCTCCTGATGACGAGGTCTGCACGTGGCCCGAAGAGTCCAGCAGGGAGGCCCATGTGTGA
- the LOC140223635 gene encoding uncharacterized protein — protein sequence MTAESETPRITELHVRMDCHGCEHKIRKTLRAIDGISEVYIDQANHKITVVGMAHPERIVKAIRKTKRVPTIFSHTDPSAEAQPPPAEGEAPPPADPPADASPAEAAPSEPTPETKEVPPAEPPVMDAIVMNKMHDYPYGDGHHLYREHWVNHPMDMHGVRYDAAPYHVTHSYSYHSTSPYIAEYGYGGSPDQEGRSYSYNYYPGRGKGDGSQITSMFSDENPNACSIV from the exons atgacTGCAGAATCAGAG ACACCACGAATAACGGAGCTCCATGTAAGGATGGACTGCCATGGCTGCGAGCACAAGATCAGGAAGACCCTGCGTGCCATTGATG GTATTAGCGAAGTATACATAGATCAAGCGAATCACAAGATCACAGTGGTCGGGATGGCTCACCCTGAGAGGATCGTCAAGGCCATCAGGAAGACCAAAAGGGTCCCAACTATCTTCTCACACACTGATCCCTCAGCCGAGGCTCAGCCTCCGCCTGCCGAAGGGGAGGCTCCACCACCCGCTGACCCACCAGCTGACGCCTCTCCAGCAGAGGCAGCTCCGTCCGAGCCCACACCGGAGACCAAGGAGGTGCCACCGGCAGAACCCCCGGTCATGGATGCCATCGTGATGAATAAGATGCATGACTACCCGTATGGTGACGGCCACCACCTGTACAGGGAGCACTGGGTGAACCACCCCATGGACATGCATGGGGTTAGATATGATGCTGCACCTTACCATGTAACGCACAGCTACAGCTACCACAGTACGAGCCCCTACATAGCCGAGTACGGCTATGGAGGTTCTCCTGATCAAGAAGGCAGGTCCTACAGCTATAACTACTACCCGGGCAGGGGCAAAGGAGATGGCAGCCAGATCACTTCAATGTTCAGTGATGAGAACCCAAACGCATGCAGCATAGTTTGA
- the LOC117834732 gene encoding biogenesis of lysosome-related organelles complex 1 subunit 1 has translation MDGAKPPAAAVGKQGLEEALLQIVQQHHHQSLRQRQQTERAKKDALRSAGHVADLLVDTVDGGVQELFVNEKSIELEARALLSTIARHRKQTDRWLAATNEINSVLKEIGDFENWMKVMDFDCKSINAAIRNIHQS, from the exons ATGGACGGAGCCaagccaccggcggcggcggttgggaaGCAGGGGCTTGAAGAGGCGCTGCTCCAGATCGTacaacagcaccaccaccaatcCCTCCGCCAACGCCAACAAACTG AGAGAGCCAAGAAGGATGCCCTGAGAAGCGCGGGGCACGTGGCCGATCTCCTCGTGGACACGGTCGACGGAGGGGTGCAGGAGCTCTTCGTCAACGAGAAGAGCATCGAGCTTGAGGCCCGCGCGCTGCTCAGCACTATCGCGCGCCACAGGAAGCAGACGGACCGGTGGCTGGCTGCCACCAACGAGATCAATTCAGTGTTGAAG GAAATTGGTGACTTCGAGAACTGGATGAAGGTCATGGACTTTGACTGTAAAAGTATCAATGCAGCGATACGCAATATTCATCAATCATGA
- the LOC117833191 gene encoding cationic peroxidase 1-like, translated as MNTFHPDWYSPNKKTPSVGRLQGCVGSSSRSWRGEWVSKRGTENVAAIAARRPRFRELGASHGGAGDGMLTISTSAWRANLGCQPGKEGLTTASLDAANSDIPKPTFDLSDLIKSFSNKGLTAIGMIALSGGHTIGQARCVNFRNRIYSETNIDTSLATSLKSNCPNKTGDNNISPLDASTPYAFDNFYYKNLLNKKGVLPAIVQWRLSRLPDYHLLLKHGKILHRFQCSDGKDGQH; from the exons ATGAACACATTCCATCCGGACTGGTATTCACCCAACAAGAAGACGCCGTCGGTCGGCCGTTTACAGGGATGTGTTGGGAGCTCGAGCCGATCGTGGCGCGGTGAGTGGGTGAGCAAGCGAGGGACTGAGAACGTGGCAGCGAtcgcggcgaggaggccgcggtTCAGGGAGCTCGGAGCCAGCCATGGAGGCGCCGGGGACGGCATG TTGACAATTTCTACTTCAGCTTGGAGGGCCAACTTGGGTTGTCAACCTGGGAAGGAGGGACTCACGACAGCAAGCCTAGATGCTGCAAACAGTGATATTCCAAAGCCAACCTTTGACCTCAGTGATCTTATCAAGTCCTTCTCAAACAAAGGACTGACTGCAATTGGCATGATTGCACTCTCAG GAGGACACACCATTGGGCAAGCCAGATGTGTAAACTTCCGCAACCGCATTTACAGTGAAACTAACATTGACACATCCCTTGCAACATCACTGAAATCAAATTGTCCAAACAAGACTGGTGACAATAACATCTCCCCCCTTGATGCCTCAACACCCTATGCTTTTGACAATTTCTACTACAAGAACTTGCTGAACAAGAAGGGTGTTCTCCCAGCAATTGTTCAATGGAGGCTCAGCAGACTCCCAGACTACCACCTACTCCTCAAACATGGCAAAATTCTTCACCGATTTCAGTGCAGCGATGGTAAAGATGGGCAACATTAG
- the LOC117834731 gene encoding uncharacterized protein, with amino-acid sequence MRPHTSTPGPPGSPTPNSGAVKRQRKAAAPLGDVTNLLLPETPTPIKPRRTVLRPIPTSSDASAVSSTCSLSSAASVTPAPKLSSAVGFDEERSVVKSPIATVYWRRGTAETRGSRMRRRNPTTTTNSNKGKEPVAAAGTSSCPPLGRATRKNSRKDSMAQDTRPISSSAPCHGAKKKRPPPSTPKLPEDFVKRQRAYFADVDAFELPEEEVSESELE; translated from the exons ATGAGGCCCCACACCAGCACCCCCGGGCCACCGGGCTCGCCGACCCCCAACTCCGGCGCCGTCAAGCGGCagcggaaggcggcggcgccgctgggTGACGTCAccaacctcctcctccccgagaCCCCGACCCCAATCAAGCCTAGACGAACTGTACTCCGGCCCATCCCCACGTCCTCCGACGCATCCGCTGTCTCCTCGACCtgctccctctcctccgccgcatCCGTCACTCCCGCGCCCAAGCTTTCGTCCGCCGTCG GCTTCGACGAGGAGCGCAGTGTGGTCAAATCCCCCATCGCCACGGTTTACTGGAGGCGCGGGACTGCTGAGACTCGAGGGAgcaggatgaggaggaggaaccccaccaccaccaccaacagcaACAAGGGCAAGGAGCccgttgctgctgctggaaCGTCGAGTTGCCCTCCTCTTGGAAGGGCCACGAGGAAGAACAGCAG GAAAGACTCTATGGCTCAGGATACTCGGCCCATTTCTTCTTCAGCACCTTGTCATGGAGCTAAAAAG AAGCGGCCCCCTCCAAGCACACCCAAGCTACCAGAAGACTTTGTGAAGAGGCAGAGAGCATATTTTGCAGATGTGGACGCCTTCGAGCTGCCAGAGGAAGAGGTGTCCGAATCTGAGCTCGAGTGA